AGGAACTTATGAGGCAAAAAAATCATTTTAGATTATGAAAATTTAAATGTACATACATGAAAAAGTCAATATATATAATAATTTTAATGACCCTGATAACTGTGAATATAAATGCTCAGGAAAAGGGGGGAATTTCAGGGAAGGTAGTTGACAGAATGAATCAACAGCCTGTAATCGGTGCTGTAGTAGAGGCAAAGAATACAGAAACCGCCGAGATAGTAAAAACCGGAACCGATGACAATGGTTTCTTTTATTTTGAAATTGTACCTGCAGGCAGGTACAGCATAAGGTTCAGTTCGATAGGGTATATTACGTTTGTAATAGATAATGTTATTGTCAATTCGGGTGTGATAACTGACAGGGTAGCAGAGCTTGATATAGTAGCGACTGATGAGATAGTTGTTGAAGATGAGAGGTTTACAAAGCCGGGCGATATATCCACCTCATTGAAAAACCTTTCAACTGAAGAAATTCGATTTACGCCGGGAGGATTTGAAGATGTCGGACGAGTAGTGCAGAATTTACCCGGTGTATCTTTTGTAAATGACGGAAGGAACGATTTGATTGTCAGAGGCGGTGCGCCGTCGGAGAACCTATTCGTTGTGGATAATTCATACGTACCGAACATAAATCACTTTGGTTCTCAGGGAGCAACCGGAGGACCGACGAGCATTATAAATCTTGATTTCATACGCGATGTAAATTTTATAACAGGAGGTTTCTCAGCAAAATACGGAGATAAACTATCTTCAGTATTAGAGATAAAACAAAAAGAAGGAAGCAGAATAAAATTCATGACAGATATTAATTTATCTGCTACGGGATTTGGCGCTATCTTAGAAGGACCTATAGGTTCTGAGAAAAAAGGTTCATGGTTAATATCAGCAAGGAGAAGCTATCTTGATTTAATATTCAATGCGGCCGGATTCGGTTTTGTTCCAGAGTACTGGGCGTTTCAAGGAAAGGGAGTTTACGACCTTGATAAGAATAACTTTCTTACACTGAACATTATTAGCAATATAGATAAGGTAAAATTTAATAATGACGATGAAGAAAAGAAGCAGGATAATTCTGTAATTCTTGACAATGATCAATGGGGGTATGTTTTCGGAGCGGAATGGAAGTCGCTGTTATCATCGAAATCATATTCAGTTTTAAATCTAACAAGGACTTTTACGAATTATAATTACAGCGGCAGGGATATTAATCAGGTTGAATACTTTAAGAATGTATCTAAAGAAGGGGAGACGAGCATAAAAGGGGAGTATAATCTTCAGGCAATTAAGACAGGTCAGTTGACGGTTGGGTTTGAGGGTAAGCTGGTGAACTTCAAAAATGAAATCAAGAAAGAACAAGATACACTTTATTACATAAATCCCGCAACGGGAAGCAGGTATATACTTGATGCAGTTAATATTAATGACGACCAGAATACATTTAAGGGAGCTGCTTTTGCACAATGGACACAGTTTTTACTAAACAGGATAAAGCTGAATATAGGACTTAGGTATGATTACTTTGATTACATAGAGAAGAAGAATTATGTATCACCGAGGGCATCGGCACAGATAAGCATTCTGAATAATCTTTTTCTGAACCTAAGTTATGGAATATTTTACCAGTCGCCCTCTTATGTTTGGCTAATAGGCGACCCGATTAATAAAAATCTTGAAGATATGCGTGCAGACCACTACATAGCGGGACTTGAATACATTATAATGCCAGACTTAAAGGCGAGCGTGGAGGTGTATTATAAGAAATATTCAAATTACGCAGTGAGTCTGGAACGTCCATATTTTATACTTTCAAACAACGGCGGAAACTTTGAGAATCAGAATAACTTTGGATTGGAGCCATTAACATCAGCGGGAACGGGATATGCAAACGGGATAGAATTATTTGTACAGAAGGTATTTTCGAAGGACTACTATTTTAACGCGAACCTATCGATATTTCAGGCAAGATACACATCGCTTGACGGTTTCGAAAGGAAAAGTGATTTTGACAATAATATATTATTCACTACATTCGGCGGTTACCAGCTTGGCAAAAACTGGACGATAGGAGGAAAGTTCAGGTATATAGGCGGACGACCATACACTCCGATAAATCCTATTGACGGTACACAACTTGTTTCAGAATATAATACAGCAAGGCTTCCAAATTTTTACTCACTTGACTTAAGACTTGACAAGAAGTGGATATTTTCGAACTGGACGCTGAACACATATATAGACATTCAAAATATAACGGGCAGGAAGAATGTAACAGGATATAAGTGGAATAAATACACTAACAAAATTGAGGCTAACGAAAGCATAGGGGTACTACCTACAATAGGAATAAACGCAATGTTTTAATGAAAATAGACTTTTTATAAAGTCTGAAAATTGGTAACTTGTTAGTTAAATTAATAAGAAAAAATGAAAAAGATATTTCTGGTTTTGATTATCGTTTTGATTTACAGTAACTCTTATTCACAGATATTCAATAAGTTTTCGATTGCAGTCGGACCTGTATTCGGATGGAATATACCAGCAGTATCAGACCTGAACACTGAGATTAAGAAGGCGGGAATTCCGGAGTTCTCGACAAGTGGTGTTTTTGGAACGGGCGGCAGTGTGTTTATAGATGTACCAGTAGTCAAGGGATTAAGAGTTGGATATACCGGATATGGTTTTACTGAAAGCAAGACGGGTACATTTGTGAACAACTCGAAGGTAGCAGAATTATCATATTCCACAAATTCGTTATCAGTTGAATACGTTAAGAAGTTAGGGTCGATTTTTGATTGGAGCATAGGAGGTCAACTGGGAATTGGTTCAACAACATTAAAACTCTCAAATTACTCGAATGCATTTAAGGAATGGAATATAGGAAACTACCTGGGAGACACGAACTCAACCGGACATAACACAATGTCTTTTAAAACAACATCATTTTCTATTATACCACAAACAGGAATCGGATTACAAATGAGCAGATTTTTGTACATTAAGCTGAATGCAGGATATATTTTTACGGTGAACTCAAAATGGAAAGCGGATGATATAATAGAAGTCAACAATTTCCCTACCGGGATTAAAGGAGACGGATTTATGTTCAATCTCGGAGTATATGTTGGATTCTTTATTGATTAAACAGTTTAAAAATTAGAATGAAAACAATATTAATAACCGGCGGAGCCGGTTTTATTGGAAGCAATTATATAAAATACTTACTTAAGCACTATGACTACAATATAGTTAATTTTGACAAATTAACTTATGCAGGAAACCTTGAAAACCTAACCGATATAGAGAATGACACGAGATATAAGTTTGTAAAAGGCGACATTTGCAGTGCTGAAGAAGTTGAGAAGGCATTAACAGAGAACAAAGTTGAAACGATAGTAAATTTTGCTGCTGAGTCACACGTTGACAGGAGTATATTAGGACCGAAAGAGTTTATAGTAACAAATGTAATAGGTACTCAAACACTTCTCGAGGCGGCTAGAAAACATGGAATAGAAAAATACTTACAAGTTTCAACTGATGAGGTTTACGGTTCATTACCTGAAGACAAACCAGAAATTAAGTTTACGGAAAAGACGCCGCTTACTACGAACAGTCCATATTCAGCATCGAAAGCCTCTGCTGATTTGCTTGTAAATGCGTATTATCATACATTCAAGATACCTGTACTTACAACAAGATGTTCGAACAACTACGGACCGTATCAGTTTCCCGAGAAATTAATTCCGTTAATGATAGCAAAAGCAATTGACGGAGAGAAACTTCCCGTTTACGGAGACGGAAAGAATGTCCGTGACTGGTTGTACGTTGAAGACCACTGTTCAGCGATAACGGAAGTACTTCATAAGGGAAAGATTGGGGAGGTTTACAACATAGGCGGTAACAATGAGTGGTACAACATTGATATAGTGAAAATAATACTGAAGATACTCGGAAAAGGTGAAGACCAGATTACCTACGTGAAGGACAGACCCGGGCATGACAGAAGGTACGCGATAGATTCAAGCAGGATTATGAGTGAATTGGGATGGTCACCGAAGTACGAGTTTGACGGGGGAATTGAAGAAACGATAAAATGGTATGTTGAAAATGAAAGCTGGTGGAGGAGAATAATGAAAGGTGAATATTTAAGTTATTTCGAGAAGAACTACGCCAACAAAATGTGATTTAGGATTGAAAAAATTTTATAAATGAATTAAATTTAAGGTTAATAAAAATTCAATATGTCAATTAAAGTAGAAAATTTAAGCAAGTATTACGGTCAACAACAGGCTGTAAAGAATATTTCATTCGAGATTAAGTCAGGCGAGGTTGTAGGATTTCTGGGACCGAACGGTGCAGGAAAGTCGACGACGATGAAAATGATTACAACATACTTAACACCAAATGAAGGTGCTATAAATGTTGACGGTATAGATACTAATGAAGATGCGTTGAGCGTAAGGAAGAAGATAGGTTATCTTCCTGAGCAGAAT
Above is a genomic segment from Ignavibacteria bacterium containing:
- a CDS encoding TonB-dependent receptor produces the protein MKKSIYIIILMTLITVNINAQEKGGISGKVVDRMNQQPVIGAVVEAKNTETAEIVKTGTDDNGFFYFEIVPAGRYSIRFSSIGYITFVIDNVIVNSGVITDRVAELDIVATDEIVVEDERFTKPGDISTSLKNLSTEEIRFTPGGFEDVGRVVQNLPGVSFVNDGRNDLIVRGGAPSENLFVVDNSYVPNINHFGSQGATGGPTSIINLDFIRDVNFITGGFSAKYGDKLSSVLEIKQKEGSRIKFMTDINLSATGFGAILEGPIGSEKKGSWLISARRSYLDLIFNAAGFGFVPEYWAFQGKGVYDLDKNNFLTLNIISNIDKVKFNNDDEEKKQDNSVILDNDQWGYVFGAEWKSLLSSKSYSVLNLTRTFTNYNYSGRDINQVEYFKNVSKEGETSIKGEYNLQAIKTGQLTVGFEGKLVNFKNEIKKEQDTLYYINPATGSRYILDAVNINDDQNTFKGAAFAQWTQFLLNRIKLNIGLRYDYFDYIEKKNYVSPRASAQISILNNLFLNLSYGIFYQSPSYVWLIGDPINKNLEDMRADHYIAGLEYIIMPDLKASVEVYYKKYSNYAVSLERPYFILSNNGGNFENQNNFGLEPLTSAGTGYANGIELFVQKVFSKDYYFNANLSIFQARYTSLDGFERKSDFDNNILFTTFGGYQLGKNWTIGGKFRYIGGRPYTPINPIDGTQLVSEYNTARLPNFYSLDLRLDKKWIFSNWTLNTYIDIQNITGRKNVTGYKWNKYTNKIEANESIGVLPTIGINAMF
- the rfbB gene encoding dTDP-glucose 4,6-dehydratase, encoding MKTILITGGAGFIGSNYIKYLLKHYDYNIVNFDKLTYAGNLENLTDIENDTRYKFVKGDICSAEEVEKALTENKVETIVNFAAESHVDRSILGPKEFIVTNVIGTQTLLEAARKHGIEKYLQVSTDEVYGSLPEDKPEIKFTEKTPLTTNSPYSASKASADLLVNAYYHTFKIPVLTTRCSNNYGPYQFPEKLIPLMIAKAIDGEKLPVYGDGKNVRDWLYVEDHCSAITEVLHKGKIGEVYNIGGNNEWYNIDIVKIILKILGKGEDQITYVKDRPGHDRRYAIDSSRIMSELGWSPKYEFDGGIEETIKWYVENESWWRRIMKGEYLSYFEKNYANKM